The following proteins are encoded in a genomic region of Ostrea edulis chromosome 7, xbOstEdul1.1, whole genome shotgun sequence:
- the LOC130048647 gene encoding interferon-induced protein 44-like, protein MANNIPDKILTKKEEDVLSSWIGNQCQFQLLYKMSRDGLSPNTFHQLCDGKGPTVTVLYNTIGNVFGGYLSQSWNSNNVQITDENAFLFKLRDQNQSYMKKFSIRVPAMAACGVREWGPTFGGRTTLGAFLSNERNIPCFQQVLPNQSTQIFDLHTFSDSKKNFVPNQCQQRTYNQVVAWLNGFALNGQEHLGNSYSGSSNEVDSWDSGSTLSGGDFNVLDLEVCLLKGTDQPWREVPLWNSQSFHSLKDYISKYRPLEDTSVTNVNILLLGQVGAGKSSFFNTINSIFRGEITSRACAGSSEHSLTTTLRKYRVRDPSSSQYLNLRLCDMRGLEESVGVKIQDIALLLDGHIPQHYQFNPASHATHKFPGFKRDPNLQDKIHTLAFVIDASTINVINTAVEHQMKEIQSLTVERGIPQVIYLTKLDKICPDVDNDIRNIFTSSACKQAVDTVADVIGVPRSHVFPVKNYEKETRLHTSIDILALSALRQTLVFADDFLEDQSEFAE, encoded by the exons ATGGCCAACAATATACCAGACAAAATTCTGactaaaaaagaagaagatgtGTTGTCATCTTGGATTGGGAACCAATGTCAGTTTCAGCTGTTGTACAAAATGAGTCGGGATGGACTGTCACCTAATACATTTCATCAACTTTGTGATGGCAAAGGCCCCACCGTAACTGTACTGTACAACACTATCGGTAATGTGTTTGGAGGTTACCTCTCACAAAGCTGGAACTCCAATAATGTCCAGATCACAGATGAGAACGCGTTTCTGTTCAAATTGCGAGATCAAAATCAATCCTACATGAAGAAATTTAGTATCCGAGTACCTGCGATGGCTGCATGTGGAGTAAGAGAGTGGGGACCCACATTCGGCGGAAGGACTACGCTTGGTGCGTTTTTGTCAAACGAGCGAAATATACCTTGTTTTCAGCAAGTTTTACCAAATCAGAGTACACAGATTTTTGACTTGCATACTTTTTCTGACAGTAAAAAGAATTTTGTTCCAAATCAATGTCAGCAACGTACATATAATCAAGTGGTTGCTTGGCTAAACGGGTTTGCTTTGAATGGACAGGAACATCTCGGAAACAGTTATAGCGGCAGCAGTAATGAGGTAGATAGTTGGGACTCTGGAAGTACATTGTCCGGGGGAGATTTCAATGTCCTAGATTTAGAGGTGTGTCTTCTTAAGG GAACTGATCAACCTTGGAGAGAAGTGCCCCTGTGGAATTCACAG TCTTTCCATTCACTTAAAGACTACATCTCGAAATATCGTCCTCTTGAAGATACCAGTGTGaccaatgtaaatattttactgCTTGGTCAAGTTGGAGCTGGAAAATCGAGTTTTTTCAACACCATTAACTCAATTTTCCGTGGAGAAATTACATCACGTGCATGTGCAGGAAGTTCCGAGCACAGCTTGACAACAACG CTAAGAAAATACAGAGTTCGGGACCCCAGCTCCAGTCAGTATCTGAATTTAAGACTGTGTGATATGCGTGGATTAGAAGAGAGCGTAGGCGTCAAGATACAAGATATTGCCTTGCTTTTAGATGGCCACATTCCGCAACATTACCAG TTTAACCCAGCCTCTCATGCTACACACAAATTCCCTGGATTTAAACGAGACCCAAACTTGCAGGACAAAATCCACACGTTGGCCTTTGTGATAGACGCCAGTACCATTAACGTCATCAATACCGCTGTCGAACACCAAATGAAAGAAATCCAGAGCTTAACTGTTGAGAGgg gTATTCCGCAGGTTATCTATTTGACAAAGCTAGACAAAATTTGTCCTGATGTAGACAATGACATAAGAAACATCTTCACGAGCAGCGCGTGTAAACAAGCAGTGGATACGGTGGCTGACGTCATTGGAGTTCCCAGATCGCATGTCTTCCCCGTCAAAAACTATGAGAAAGAAACTCGACTACACACATCAATCGATATTTTGGCTCTCTCAGCATTGCGTCAGACTTTGGTATTTGCAGACGACTTCTTGGAAGATCAAAGTGAATTTGCAGAATGA